Proteins from a single region of Pseudomonas quebecensis:
- a CDS encoding HlyC/CorC family transporter — protein MSEDRSSNGQKSWLGKLTQAFAHEPKNRQELLELLREAHQNKLLDSEALAIVEGAIQVADLQVRDIMVPRSQMISIKATQTPREFLPAVIDSAHSRYPVIGESHDDVMGVLLAKDLLPLILKENGDSFNIKDLLRPATFVPESKRLNVLLREFRANHNHMAIVIDEYGGVAGLVTIEDVLEQIVGDIEDEHDVEEDSYIKPLPSGDFLIKALTPIENFNEFFDSEFSDDEFDTVGGLVMSAFGHLPKRNETTEIGAYRFRILNADSRRIHLIRLTPIAR, from the coding sequence ATGAGCGAAGACCGATCGAGCAACGGGCAAAAGTCTTGGCTGGGTAAGCTGACCCAGGCTTTTGCCCACGAGCCGAAAAACCGCCAGGAGCTGCTGGAGCTGCTGCGCGAGGCCCATCAGAACAAGTTGCTGGACAGCGAAGCGCTGGCCATCGTCGAAGGCGCCATCCAGGTGGCTGACCTGCAGGTCCGGGACATCATGGTCCCGCGATCGCAGATGATCAGCATCAAGGCGACCCAGACCCCGCGGGAGTTCCTCCCGGCCGTGATCGACTCGGCGCACTCGCGCTACCCGGTCATCGGTGAAAGCCATGACGACGTCATGGGCGTGCTGCTGGCCAAGGACCTGCTGCCACTGATCCTCAAGGAGAACGGCGACAGTTTCAACATCAAGGACCTGCTGCGCCCGGCCACGTTCGTGCCGGAGTCCAAGCGCCTGAACGTTCTGCTGCGTGAATTTCGTGCCAACCACAACCACATGGCCATCGTGATCGACGAATACGGCGGCGTGGCGGGCCTGGTGACCATCGAAGACGTACTGGAACAGATCGTCGGCGATATTGAAGACGAGCACGACGTCGAAGAAGACAGCTACATCAAGCCTCTGCCCAGTGGCGATTTCCTGATCAAGGCGTTGACGCCGATCGAGAACTTCAACGAGTTCTTTGACAGCGAATTCTCCGATGATGAGTTCGACACGGTGGGTGGCCTGGTGATGAGTGCGTTCGGGCACTTGCCCAAGCGTAACGAAACCACCGAGATCGGCGCTTATCGCTTCCGCATCCTGAATGCCGACAGCCGCCGTATCCACTTGATTCGTTTGACACCTATCGCCCGCTAA
- a CDS encoding YdcF family protein — translation MPIRYFIKQLLLPPGILLLLLALAWWFRRSRPRLAGACFALGFGGMWLISLPVMVEWGARALETEPPLALEDWSSLAQRADAIVVLGSGRERGDPAWGADQPTGIGLERQRYAARLAKASGLPVLTTGGLHYGTPPSEAQLMAVSLQDDFGVTVRWKEERSRTTWENAQMSAEVLLPQGIKRVVVVTQAWHMPRSVWSFEKAGFTVVPAPVGFLGVDNARPLGGWMPEFKSVWQSGQLINEAVGQVGYRLFYR, via the coding sequence ATGCCTATTCGCTATTTCATCAAACAGTTGCTCCTGCCGCCCGGCATCCTTTTGCTGTTGCTGGCGCTTGCCTGGTGGTTTCGTCGCAGCCGTCCCAGGCTGGCCGGCGCGTGCTTTGCCCTCGGGTTTGGCGGTATGTGGCTGATCAGCCTGCCCGTGATGGTGGAGTGGGGGGCGCGCGCGCTTGAGACCGAGCCACCGCTGGCCCTTGAGGATTGGTCGAGCCTGGCCCAGCGTGCCGACGCCATTGTCGTGCTCGGCTCCGGGCGCGAGCGCGGTGACCCGGCCTGGGGCGCCGACCAGCCTACCGGTATCGGCCTGGAGCGCCAGCGCTATGCCGCACGCCTGGCCAAGGCATCGGGGTTGCCGGTGCTGACCACCGGCGGCCTGCATTACGGCACGCCGCCCAGCGAAGCGCAGTTGATGGCGGTGTCGCTGCAGGATGACTTCGGTGTGACCGTGCGCTGGAAGGAAGAACGCAGCCGGACCACTTGGGAAAACGCGCAGATGAGTGCCGAGGTGCTGTTGCCCCAGGGCATCAAGCGCGTGGTCGTCGTGACCCAGGCCTGGCACATGCCGCGTTCGGTGTGGAGTTTTGAAAAGGCCGGCTTTACCGTCGTGCCCGCGCCGGTGGGGTTCCTGGGCGTGGACAACGCCCGGCCGCTGGGCGGCTGGATGCCCGAGTTCAAGTCGGTGTGGCAGAGCGGGCAATTGATCAACGAGGCGGTAGGGCAGGTGGGGTATCGGTTGTTCTATCGATAA
- the leuS gene encoding leucine--tRNA ligase, which yields MHEQYQPREIENAAQAFWDEQKSFEVSEQPGKETFYCLSMFPYPSGKLHMGHVRNYTIGDVISRYQRMQGKNVLQPMGWDAFGMPAENAAMKNNVAPAKWTYENIAYMKTQLRSLGLAVDWSREVTTCKPDYYRWEQWLFTRLFEKGVIYKKSGTVNWDPVDQTVLANEQVIDGRGWRSGALIEKREIPMYYFKITAYADELLSSLDDLPGWPEQVKTMQRNWIGKSKGMEVQFPYNVDSIGEAGTLKVFTTRPDTLMGATYVAVAAEHPLATQAAQNNPELQAFIAECKGGSVAEADVATQEKKGLPTGLFVEHPLTGEKLPVWVANYVLMHYGDGAVMAVPAHDERDFEFATQYNLPIKSVVRTSSGDTNPAPWQDAYGEHGTLINSGEFDGLDFAGAFDAVEVALIKKNLGASRTQFRLRDWGISRQRYWGCPIPIIHCASCGDVPVPEDQLPVVLPEDVVPDGAGSPLARMPEFYECSCPKCGQPAKRETDTMDTFVESSWYYARYASPHYEGGLVEKTAADHWLPVDQYIGGIEHAILHLLYARFFHKLMRDEGLVTSNEPFKNLLTQGMVIAETYYRREANGAYTWFNPADVELERDSKAKVISAKLIADGLPVEIGGTEKMAKSKNNGVDPQSMIDQFGADTCRLFMMFASPPDMSAEWSDSGVEGSHRFLKRVWRLAHAHVSQGLPARLDVAALNDEQKAIRRSIHLAIKQASQDVGQNHKFNTAIAQVMTLMNVLEKVPQATEQDRALVQEGLETVTLLLAPITPHISHELWSRLGHSDAVIDARWPVADDSALVQDTLQLVIQVNGKLRGQIDMPASASREDVEAAARSNENVLRFTEGLTIRKVIVVPGKLVNIVAS from the coding sequence ATGCACGAACAATATCAGCCCCGTGAAATAGAAAATGCCGCCCAAGCCTTCTGGGACGAGCAGAAGTCCTTTGAAGTCAGTGAACAGCCGGGCAAGGAGACGTTCTACTGCCTGTCGATGTTCCCTTACCCCAGCGGCAAGCTACACATGGGGCACGTGCGTAACTACACCATCGGCGACGTGATCTCACGCTACCAGCGCATGCAAGGCAAGAACGTACTGCAACCCATGGGTTGGGACGCCTTCGGCATGCCGGCAGAAAACGCCGCGATGAAAAACAACGTAGCGCCCGCCAAGTGGACCTACGAAAACATCGCCTACATGAAGACCCAGCTGCGCAGCCTGGGCCTGGCGGTGGACTGGTCGCGCGAAGTGACCACCTGCAAGCCGGATTACTACCGCTGGGAACAATGGCTGTTCACTCGCCTGTTCGAAAAAGGCGTGATCTATAAAAAGAGCGGCACCGTGAACTGGGACCCGGTCGACCAGACCGTGCTGGCCAACGAGCAGGTGATCGACGGTCGCGGCTGGCGCTCCGGCGCGCTGATCGAAAAGCGCGAAATCCCGATGTACTACTTCAAGATCACCGCCTACGCCGATGAGCTGTTGTCGAGCCTGGATGATCTGCCGGGCTGGCCGGAGCAGGTCAAGACCATGCAGCGCAACTGGATCGGCAAATCCAAGGGCATGGAAGTGCAATTCCCGTACAACGTCGACTCCATCGGCGAAGCGGGCACCCTCAAGGTGTTCACCACCCGCCCGGACACCCTGATGGGCGCGACCTACGTCGCCGTGGCCGCCGAACACCCGTTGGCCACCCAGGCCGCACAGAACAACCCTGAGCTGCAGGCGTTCATCGCCGAATGCAAAGGTGGCAGCGTGGCCGAAGCCGACGTCGCCACCCAGGAGAAAAAAGGCCTGCCGACCGGCCTGTTCGTCGAGCACCCACTGACCGGCGAAAAATTGCCGGTATGGGTCGCCAACTACGTGCTGATGCACTACGGCGATGGCGCGGTCATGGCCGTGCCGGCTCACGATGAACGCGATTTCGAATTCGCCACCCAGTACAACCTGCCGATCAAATCAGTCGTGCGCACCAGCTCGGGCGATACCAACCCGGCACCGTGGCAGGACGCCTACGGCGAGCACGGCACGCTGATCAATTCCGGCGAGTTCGACGGCCTGGATTTCGCCGGCGCTTTCGACGCTGTCGAAGTGGCGTTGATCAAGAAAAACCTTGGTGCCTCGCGCACTCAGTTCCGCCTGCGCGACTGGGGCATCAGCCGCCAGCGCTACTGGGGCTGCCCGATCCCGATCATCCACTGCGCCAGCTGCGGCGACGTGCCGGTGCCGGAAGATCAACTGCCGGTAGTTCTGCCTGAAGACGTAGTGCCGGACGGCGCCGGTTCGCCGCTGGCGCGCATGCCCGAGTTCTACGAATGCAGCTGCCCGAAATGCGGCCAGCCGGCCAAGCGTGAAACCGACACCATGGACACCTTCGTCGAGTCCTCGTGGTACTACGCGCGCTACGCCTCGCCTCACTACGAAGGCGGCCTGGTGGAAAAAACCGCAGCCGACCATTGGCTGCCGGTGGACCAGTACATCGGGGGTATCGAACACGCCATCCTTCACCTGCTGTATGCGCGTTTCTTCCACAAGCTGATGCGTGACGAAGGCCTGGTGACATCCAACGAGCCGTTCAAGAATCTGCTGACCCAGGGCATGGTGATCGCCGAGACCTACTATCGCCGTGAAGCCAATGGCGCCTATACCTGGTTCAACCCGGCGGACGTCGAGCTGGAGCGTGACAGCAAAGCCAAGGTCATCAGCGCCAAACTGATCGCCGACGGCCTGCCGGTGGAAATCGGTGGCACCGAGAAGATGGCCAAGTCCAAGAACAACGGCGTCGACCCGCAGTCGATGATTGACCAGTTCGGCGCCGACACTTGCCGCCTGTTCATGATGTTCGCCTCGCCGCCTGACATGAGCGCCGAATGGTCCGACTCCGGCGTGGAAGGTTCGCACCGCTTCCTCAAGCGCGTCTGGCGCCTGGCCCATGCCCACGTAAGCCAGGGCCTGCCGGCCAGGCTGGACGTAGCCGCGTTGAACGACGAGCAGAAAGCCATTCGCCGCAGCATCCACCTGGCCATCAAGCAAGCCAGCCAGGACGTGGGCCAGAACCACAAGTTCAACACCGCCATTGCCCAGGTGATGACGCTGATGAACGTGCTGGAAAAAGTCCCGCAGGCTACCGAGCAGGACCGCGCGCTGGTACAGGAAGGCCTGGAAACCGTCACCCTGCTGCTGGCTCCGATCACGCCGCACATCAGCCACGAACTGTGGAGCCGCCTTGGCCACAGCGACGCCGTCATCGACGCCCGCTGGCCGGTGGCCGATGACAGCGCCCTGGTCCAGGACACGCTGCAACTGGTGATCCAGGTCAACGGCAAACTGCGTGGCCAGATCGACATGCCGGCCAGCGCCAGCCGCGAAGACGTCGAAGCGGCCGCG
- the lnt gene encoding apolipoprotein N-acyltransferase, whose amino-acid sequence MRRLIAPGWPGNLLAVVAGAITTLALAPFDLWPFALVAVGLFYVGLRELTPRQALGRGWCFGFGLFGAGTSWIYYSIHHFGGASVLLAGFLMLLFTAAIAWFFALPAWLWARWLRRNEAPLADALTFAALWVGQEAFRGWFLTGFPWLYSGYSQLDGPLSGLAPVGGMWLISFALALTAALLCNLPRLLAGKRNAFVGAGLVLLVAPWAIGLALKHHAWTSPSGAPLSVAAIQGNVEQSMKWDPEQLNAQLALYRDMSFTSKPVDLLVWPETAVPVLKESVEGYLGMMGKFAADRHTALITGVPIRQEVRHQKRYFNGITVVGEGDGTYLKQKLVPFGEYVPLQDMLRGLIAFFDLPMSDFARGPSDQPMLQAKGYQIAPFICYEVVYPEFAAGLSAQSDLLLTISNDTWFGRSIGPLQHLQMAQMRALEAGRWMIRATNNGVTGLINPFGQITAQIPQFERGILYGEVVPMHELTPYLQWRSWPLIIVCLVLFGWALLAGRMAKTV is encoded by the coding sequence ATGCGCCGTCTCATCGCACCCGGCTGGCCCGGTAACCTGCTGGCCGTGGTGGCCGGCGCCATCACCACCCTGGCGTTGGCGCCATTCGACCTATGGCCGTTTGCGCTGGTGGCCGTGGGACTGTTCTATGTCGGGCTGCGGGAACTGACCCCACGCCAGGCCCTGGGGCGCGGCTGGTGCTTCGGTTTCGGCCTGTTCGGGGCCGGCACCAGCTGGATCTACTACAGCATCCACCACTTCGGCGGCGCCTCGGTGCTGCTGGCGGGTTTCCTGATGCTGCTGTTCACCGCTGCGATTGCCTGGTTCTTCGCCCTGCCGGCCTGGCTGTGGGCGCGCTGGTTGCGTCGCAATGAAGCACCGTTGGCGGATGCACTCACGTTTGCCGCATTGTGGGTGGGCCAGGAGGCGTTTCGCGGGTGGTTCCTCACTGGGTTCCCGTGGCTCTACTCCGGCTACAGCCAACTCGATGGCCCGCTCAGCGGCCTGGCGCCCGTCGGCGGCATGTGGCTGATTTCCTTTGCCCTGGCACTCACAGCCGCTTTGCTCTGCAACCTGCCGCGCTTGCTGGCCGGCAAGCGCAATGCGTTTGTCGGCGCGGGCCTGGTGCTGCTGGTTGCGCCGTGGGCTATCGGCCTGGCCCTCAAGCATCACGCCTGGACCAGCCCTTCTGGCGCCCCGCTCAGCGTGGCGGCCATTCAGGGCAACGTTGAGCAGAGCATGAAGTGGGACCCGGAGCAGCTCAACGCGCAGTTGGCGCTGTACCGTGACATGAGCTTCACGTCCAAGCCTGTCGACCTGCTGGTATGGCCGGAAACCGCCGTGCCGGTGCTTAAGGAGTCGGTAGAGGGCTACCTGGGCATGATGGGCAAGTTTGCCGCCGATCGGCATACCGCGCTCATCACCGGTGTACCGATTCGCCAGGAAGTGCGCCATCAGAAGCGCTATTTCAACGGCATTACCGTAGTGGGCGAAGGCGACGGCACCTACTTGAAGCAGAAACTGGTGCCTTTCGGTGAGTACGTACCGCTGCAGGACATGCTGCGCGGGCTGATCGCGTTCTTTGACCTGCCCATGTCCGACTTCGCGCGCGGCCCGTCCGACCAGCCGATGCTGCAAGCCAAGGGCTATCAGATCGCACCGTTCATTTGCTACGAAGTGGTTTACCCGGAATTCGCCGCAGGCCTCTCGGCCCAGAGCGACCTGTTGCTGACCATCAGCAACGACACGTGGTTCGGGCGCTCCATCGGCCCGTTGCAGCATCTGCAGATGGCGCAGATGCGCGCGCTCGAAGCCGGTCGCTGGATGATCCGCGCCACCAATAATGGCGTGACCGGTCTGATCAACCCGTTTGGGCAGATTACCGCGCAGATCCCGCAGTTCGAACGCGGCATTCTGTACGGCGAAGTGGTGCCGATGCACGAGCTCACGCCGTATCTGCAATGGCGCTCGTGGCCGCTGATCATCGTGTGCCTGGTGTTGTTTGGTTGGGCGTTGCTGGCAGGTCGGATGGCCAAAACCGTCTAA